The Coccidioides posadasii str. Silveira chromosome 3, complete sequence genome contains a region encoding:
- a CDS encoding uncharacterized protein (EggNog:ENOG410Q5CQ), with the protein MDPSQRLNPWPPLLRKRASTGALREDKEPNKRERSDQTEEELSLREVLNKMRRKGPNYIQQPPRQVRRSYCCGCKEDTRNNGECNECGHELISCAECVYETTKKREDAKLKKLGETEQGIKRGVQIEAP; encoded by the coding sequence ATGGACCCCTCCCAGCGACTGAATCCATGGCCACCGCTATTACGAAAAAGAGCAAGTACCGGGGCGCTTCGAGAAGATAAGGAGCCTAACAAACGCGAACGATCCGATCAGACTGAGGAAGAATTGTCTTTGAGAGAAGTGCTGAACAAGATGCGGCGAAAGGGTCCGAATTACATTCAGCAACCCCCTCGGCAGGTTCGCAGAAGCTATTGCTGCGGGTGTAAGGAAGACACACGAAACAATGGTGAATGCAACGAGTGTGGTCATGAATTGATCTCATGTGCGGAGTGCGTATACGAGACCACAAAGAAGCGAGAGGATGCGAAATTGAAAAAATTGGGTGAAACTGAGCAGGGAATAAAACGGGGAGTGCAGATAGAGGCACCGTAG